Genomic DNA from Niallia circulans:
AAAGAAACAATCGACATTACGGACAGACTGTACATTACGGAAATTAGCGGAGAATTTGAGGCAGACACTTATTTTCCTCAAATCGACTGGAATGAGTGGCATGTTATTAGTGAAACAAAAGGCATTAGAGATGAAAAGAATAATTATGATTACCGCTTCCTTGTATATGAAAAGAATAAATAACAAAAAAAAACCAAATCACAGTTGATTTGGTTTTTTTATACATAAAATAAGATGCAAAAATACATGAACGAGCTTCCAGCTAACACAAATACATGCCAGATTGCATGGAAGTATGGGGTTTTTTGGAGCACATAAAATATGCTTCCGATTGTATAAAACAAACCGCCAATAATGAGCAGAATGGCACCTTGTGTTCCAATAGCATGGAATAAAGGAACAATTGCTGAAACTATCAGCCAGCCCATAATGACGTACAGAATTGTGGAGGCAATAATAAATTTCTTCACAAAATAGCATTTAAATACTATCCCTGCAACGGCAAGTCCCCAAACAATCCCGAATAATGTCCAGCCAAGCGGTCCCCTTATTGCTACAAGTAAAAAGGGTGTATACGTTCCTGCAATCAGCAAATAGATGGCAGAATGATCGAGAATTTCAAAGAAATCCTTAAGCTTACTGTATGTTGTGCTGTGAAGAAGAGTCGAGCATAAATACAAGATGACCATTGTTGCTCCAAATATCGTAAAGCTGACGATTCTCCACGGATTATCTGTTTCAGTTGCATAAAGGATTAAAAAAACAAGTGCTGGAATGCTTAACAAAAAGCCGATTCCATGTGTAATGCTGTTGGCTATTTCTTCTTTTACAGAAAAATTCATTCCATCACCTCATCTTTATTCTAAAGGAACAACGGTCGAAAAACAAATGAAGACAAAGAAATGAAACAAAAATAGGTCAGAAACGT
This window encodes:
- the trhA gene encoding PAQR family membrane homeostasis protein TrhA; this encodes MNFSVKEEIANSITHGIGFLLSIPALVFLILYATETDNPWRIVSFTIFGATMVILYLCSTLLHSTTYSKLKDFFEILDHSAIYLLIAGTYTPFLLVAIRGPLGWTLFGIVWGLAVAGIVFKCYFVKKFIIASTILYVIMGWLIVSAIVPLFHAIGTQGAILLIIGGLFYTIGSIFYVLQKTPYFHAIWHVFVLAGSSFMYFCILFYV